CTGTTCTTCCGCCAGATCTTCGTCCGCTAGTACCTCTAGATGGCGGTCGTTTTGCAACGTCTGATTTGAACGATTTATATCGTCGTGTGATCAACCGTAACAACCGTTTGAAACGTTTACTAGAGCTAGCTGCTCCAGACATCATCGTACGTAACGAAAAGCGTATGTTGCAAGAGTCTGTTGATGCGCTACTCGACAACGGTCGTCGTGGTCGTGCGATTACAGGTTCTAACAAGCGTCCTCTGAAATCTCTTGCTGATATGATCAAGGGTAAACAAGGTCGTTTCCGTCAGAACTTGCTTGGTAAACGTGTAGACTATTCAGGTCGTTCAGTTATTACTGTTGGTCCTTACTTACGTCTGCACCAGTGTGGTCTTCCTAAGAAGATGGCACTTGAGCTATTTAAGCCATTTATCTACAGCAAACTTGAAGGCCGTGGTCTAGCGACAACGATCAAAGCTGCGAAGAAAATGGTTGAGCGCGAAGAAGCCGTTGTTTGGGATATCTTGGATGATGTTATCCGTGAACACCCAGTGATGCTAAACCGTGCACCAACACTTCACCGTCTAGGTATCCAGGCATTTGAGCCGGTACTGATTGAAGGTAAAGCGATGCAGCTACACCCATTGGTGTGTGCGGCATATAACGCCGACTTCGATGGTGACCAAATGGCGGTACACGTACCGTTAACGTTGGAAGCTCAGTTAGAAGCTCGTACCTTGATGATGTCGACAAACAACATTCTGTCGCCAGCGTCAGGTGATCCGATCATCGTACCTTCTCAGGACGTTGTATTGGGTCTTTACTACATGACTCGCTCAAAAATTAACGACAAAGGCGAAGGTATGTACTTGGCCGGCCCAGAAGAGGCTGAAAAAGCATACCGTACTAAGTCTGCGACGTTGCATGCACGAGTGAAAGTACGTATTACTGAAACTGTCATTGATGATGACGGTAACAGCACAACAGAAACCAAAATGGTCGATACGACTGTTGGTCGTGCAATGTTGTGGCAAATCGTACCAAAAGGTCTGCCTTACGAGATCATCAACCAGAAGTTAGGTAAAAAGCAAATTTCTACCTTGCTGAACTCGGCTTATCGTAAGCTAGGTCTAAAAGATACGGTTATTTTTGCTGACCAAATCATGTACACAGGTTTTGCTTACGCAGCACTTTCTGGCGTATCTGTTGGTATCGACGATATGGTTGTACCAGATGCGAAATACACTGAAATTGCAGCAGCGGAAGAAGAAGTTCGTGAAATTCAAGAACAGTTCCAATCTGGTCTTGTAACTGCGGGTGAGCGCTACAACAAAGTTATCGATATTTGGGCATCAACCAATGATCGTGTTGCGAAAGCGATGATGACGAATCTATCGACTGAAATGGTAATTAACCGTGACGGTGACGAAGAAGAGCAAGAATCGTTTAACAGCATCTACATGATGGCCGACTCAGGTGCACGTGGTTCTGCAGCACAGATTCGTCAGCTGGCAGGTATGCGTGGTCTGATGGCACGTCCAGATGGCTCGATCATCGAAACGCCGATCACTGCGAACTTTAAAGAAGGTCTAAACGTACTTCAGTACTTTATCTCAACGCACGGTGCTCGTAAGGGTCTTGCGGATACAGCATTGAAGACAGCGAACTCAGGTTACTTGACTCGTCGTCTTGTTGACGTAGCTCAGGATGTTGTGATTACACAAACTGACTGTGGTACACCTGAAGGCGTTATCATGACTCCTCATATCGAGGGTGGTGATGTTAAAGTTGCGCTATCTGAGCTTGTGCTTGGTCGTGTTGTTGCTGAAGACGTTCTGATTCCTGGTACTGAAACTGTATTGCTGCCACGTAACACGCTTCTTGATGAGAAACTGTGTGAATTGTTGGACGAAAACTCAATTGACTGGGTGAAAGTACGTTCTGTTGTAACATGTGACGCTGACTTCGGTTGTTGTGCACTATGTTACGGTCGTGACTTGGCTCGTGGTCACTTGGTTAACCAAGGTGAATCTGTCGGTGTTATCGCTGCGCAGTCTATCGGTGAACCGGGTACACAGCTTACCATGCGTACGTTCCACATCGGTGGTGCGGCATCAACGGCCGCAGCAGAAAACAGCATCAAAGCGAAGAACAACGGTTCTATCAAGCTGCATAATGCTAAGTACGTAATCAACAAAGATAAGAAACTTGTTATCACATCTCGTGCTTCTGAGTTGACTATCATTGATGAATTCGGCCGTACCAAAGAGAAGCACAAGCTTCCTTATGGTTCTCAGCTTAGTAAAGGTGAAAATGAAGCAGTGGCTGTTGGCGACCTAGTTGCAAACTGGGAAGCACACACATTGCCTATCATCACTGAAGTAGCGGGTCGTATCCAATATGTTGATATGATTGATGGTGTTACGGTTGCTCGTCAAACGGATGAACTGACTGGTCTTTCTTCAAGCGAAGTAACAGAGCCAGCCGCGCGTCCTTCAGCAGGTAAAGATATGCGTCCAGCTATCAAACTTGTTGATGAGCAAGGTAAAGATGTAATGATTCCTGGTACGGATATGCCAGCTCAATACTTCCTACCTGGTAAAGCGATCGTTAATATTGAAGATGGCGCGGAAGTAAGCGTGGGTGATACGTTATCTCGTATTCCTCAGAAATCTGGCGGAAACAAAGATATCACCGGTGGTCTTCCACGAGTGGCTGACTTGTTCGAAGCCCGTAAGCCGAAAGAACCTGCGATTCTTGCTGAACATACTGGTACAGTATCATTTGGTAAAGAAACGAAAGGCAAGCGTCGTCTTGTTATCACTCGCGATGGTGGTGATGCGTACGAAGAGATGATCCCTAAACATCGTCAGTTGAACGTGTTCGAAGGTGAGCGTGTTGAACGTGGTGATGTTATTGCTGATGGTCCAGAGACTCCACATGATATTCTACGTCTACGTGGAATCCATGCGGTAACTCAGTACATCACTAACGAAGTGCAAGAAGTTTACCGTTTGCAAGGCGTTAAGATTAACGATAAGCACATCGAAACGATCGTTCGTCAGATGTTGCGTAAGTGTACCATCACGCATGCTGGTGACTCTGAGTTCCTAGCAGGTGAACAGGTTGAATTCTCACAAGTTAAGATTTCTAACCGTAAACTAGAAGACGAAGGCAAAGAGCCTGCACGTTTCGAGCGTGAGCTTCTAGGTATTACGAAGGCTTCTCTAGCGACTGAGTCATTTATCTCTGCTGCATCGTTCCAAGAAACAACTCGCGTACTAACAGAAGCCGCGGTTTCTGGTAAACGTGATGAGTTACGTGGTCTGAAAGAAAACGTTATTGTAGGTCGTCTAATTCCTGCAGGTACGGGTTTCGCATACCACCAAGAACGTCAAGCACGACGTGAAGCACAAAAAGAAGGACCATCTGTTGAACAAGCAACAGATAACCTTGCTGCTCTACTGAATGCTGGCTTCTCTTCGGATGAGTAACTAAGCGTCATAAAAAAAGGCACCTTCGGGTGCCTTTTTTATGCCTGTTATATAGTGAAAGCTGAGGTTGTGATGAGTATTACGTTAGATCACTATATCAATATCTTAAGCACCAGGAGGGTAGGCGAGGCTGTCAGCAATAAGCTGTATTAAATAATCTTCCGTATAAAACCGATTTTCTAGAACTTCACCTATCTTGGAAAGATCGTTATCAAGCTCTTCTAAATCATCATCATCAGTGACATCTGCGTAGCGATCGGTAAAATCAAGTAATGGGTTATTGCTATCAGATATTTGGTGGTAAGTATTGTTAATCTCAGTTGTCGCTTGAAATCCTGTTGCGTGCCATTTGTCCATGACCATGTCATAGATTTTGAAATGACCTTCTGATATATAATCAACCAAATCTTGGCAAAACACTTGAAGTTCCGCGGGAGTCGGCAGTTTGGCAATAGGACCTTTAGCTGCATTTGGCTCAATAGTGACAAGCTTGCAGTAAGCAACAACGAGCTCTTGCCTCTTAGCCAGCCAATGATCAATCACTGTGCTAGAGCCGCCCCATTGTTCTTGTGTTTTTTTCAATTGTTTCAGCATAACTTCGCCC
This DNA window, taken from Vibrio palustris, encodes the following:
- the rpoC gene encoding DNA-directed RNA polymerase subunit beta'; the protein is MKDLLNFLKAQHKTEEFDAIKIGLSSPDMIRSWSFGEVKKPETINYRTFKPERDGLFCARIFGPVKDYECLCGKYKRLKHRGVICEKCGVEVTQTKVRRERMGHIELASPVAHIWFLKSLPSRIGLLMDMPLRDIERVLYFEMYVVTEPGMTDLEKGQMLTEEEYLDRLEEWGDEFAAKMGAEAVKDLLRAMDLAQEAELMREELQTTNSETKRKKITKRLKLVEAFVSSGNNPEWMILTVLPVLPPDLRPLVPLDGGRFATSDLNDLYRRVINRNNRLKRLLELAAPDIIVRNEKRMLQESVDALLDNGRRGRAITGSNKRPLKSLADMIKGKQGRFRQNLLGKRVDYSGRSVITVGPYLRLHQCGLPKKMALELFKPFIYSKLEGRGLATTIKAAKKMVEREEAVVWDILDDVIREHPVMLNRAPTLHRLGIQAFEPVLIEGKAMQLHPLVCAAYNADFDGDQMAVHVPLTLEAQLEARTLMMSTNNILSPASGDPIIVPSQDVVLGLYYMTRSKINDKGEGMYLAGPEEAEKAYRTKSATLHARVKVRITETVIDDDGNSTTETKMVDTTVGRAMLWQIVPKGLPYEIINQKLGKKQISTLLNSAYRKLGLKDTVIFADQIMYTGFAYAALSGVSVGIDDMVVPDAKYTEIAAAEEEVREIQEQFQSGLVTAGERYNKVIDIWASTNDRVAKAMMTNLSTEMVINRDGDEEEQESFNSIYMMADSGARGSAAQIRQLAGMRGLMARPDGSIIETPITANFKEGLNVLQYFISTHGARKGLADTALKTANSGYLTRRLVDVAQDVVITQTDCGTPEGVIMTPHIEGGDVKVALSELVLGRVVAEDVLIPGTETVLLPRNTLLDEKLCELLDENSIDWVKVRSVVTCDADFGCCALCYGRDLARGHLVNQGESVGVIAAQSIGEPGTQLTMRTFHIGGAASTAAAENSIKAKNNGSIKLHNAKYVINKDKKLVITSRASELTIIDEFGRTKEKHKLPYGSQLSKGENEAVAVGDLVANWEAHTLPIITEVAGRIQYVDMIDGVTVARQTDELTGLSSSEVTEPAARPSAGKDMRPAIKLVDEQGKDVMIPGTDMPAQYFLPGKAIVNIEDGAEVSVGDTLSRIPQKSGGNKDITGGLPRVADLFEARKPKEPAILAEHTGTVSFGKETKGKRRLVITRDGGDAYEEMIPKHRQLNVFEGERVERGDVIADGPETPHDILRLRGIHAVTQYITNEVQEVYRLQGVKINDKHIETIVRQMLRKCTITHAGDSEFLAGEQVEFSQVKISNRKLEDEGKEPARFERELLGITKASLATESFISAASFQETTRVLTEAAVSGKRDELRGLKENVIVGRLIPAGTGFAYHQERQARREAQKEGPSVEQATDNLAALLNAGFSSDE
- a CDS encoding Rsd/AlgQ family anti-sigma factor — translated: MLKQLKKTQEQWGGSSTVIDHWLAKRQELVVAYCKLVTIEPNAAKGPIAKLPTPAELQVFCQDLVDYISEGHFKIYDMVMDKWHATGFQATTEINNTYHQISDSNNPLLDFTDRYADVTDDDDLEELDNDLSKIGEVLENRFYTEDYLIQLIADSLAYPPGA